In a single window of the Lynx canadensis isolate LIC74 chromosome E2, mLynCan4.pri.v2, whole genome shotgun sequence genome:
- the ZNF568 gene encoding zinc finger protein 568 isoform X1, translating to MMERRAWHSQDSDLLEEEDDMTRSLQTVTFKDVAVDLTQEEWQQLKPAQRNLYRDVMLENYSNLVTVGYQVTKPDVIFKLEQEEEPWVIEEEMLGRHCPEVWEVDEQQIKKQQEALVRKVTSISKKTLIKENVIECKKVTKIFPLNSDIITSRPNFCECDSFDKDLEHNLDLLSYDKDCIREENYEYNKYRKPFYPCSSHVLTPFKCNQCGQDFSHRFDLIRHERIHAGEKPYECKECGKAFSRKENLITHQKIHTGEKPYKCNECGKAFIQMSNLIRHQRIHTGEKPYACKDCWKAFSQKSNLIEHERIHTGEKPYECKECGKSFSQKQNLIEHEKIHTGEKPYACNECGRAFSRMSSVTLHMRSHTGEKPYKCNKCGKAFSQCSVFIIHMRSHTGEKPYVCSECGKAFSQSSSLTVHMRNHTAEKPYECNECGKAFSRKENLITHQKIHTGEKPYECNECGKAFIQMSNLIRHQRIHTGEKPYACAVCGKAFSQKSNLTEHEKIHTGEKPYHCNQCGKAFSQRQNLLEHEKIHTGEKPFKCNECGKAFSRISSLTLHVRSHTGEKPYECNKCGKAFSQCSLLIIHMRSHTGEKPFECNECGKAFSQRASLSIHKRGHTGEKRRVY from the exons ATGATGGAAAGGAGAG CTTGGCATTCTCAGGACTCTGACCTTTTGGAGGAAGAAGACGATATGACCAGGTCTCTT CAAACAGTGACATTTAAGGATGTGGCTGTGGACCTCACCCAGGAGGAATGGCAGCAGCTGAAACCTGCTCAGAGGAACTTGTACCGGGATGTGATGCTAGAGAACTACAGCAACCTAGTCACAGTAG GTTATCAAGTCACCAAACCAGATGTGATCTTCAAGTTGGAACAGGAAGAGGAGCCATGGGTGATAGAGGAAGAAATGCTTGGGAGGCACTGTCCAG AAGTTTGGGAAGTTGATGAACAACAGATCAAGAAGCAACAGGAAGCACTCGTGAGGAAAGTCACATCCATCTCCAAGAAAACTCTGATTAAGGAAAATGTCATTGAATgtaaaaaagttacaaaaatatttcctttgaacTCAGATATTATTACTTCAAGACCAAACTTCTGTGAATGTGACTCATTTGATAAAGATTTGGAACATAATTTAGACTTACTTAGTTATGATAAGGACTGTATAAGAGAGgaaaattatgaatataataaatacagGAAGCCATTTTACCCTTGCTCATCCCATGTTCTAACCCCCTTTAAGTGTAATCAGTGTGGACAAGACTTCAGTCATAGATTTGACCTCATCAGACATGAGAGAATTCATgctggagagaaaccctacgagtgtaaggaatgtggaaaagccttcagcAGGAAGGAAAATCTTATTACACATCAAAAAATTCATACTGGGgagaaaccatataaatgtaatgaatgtggaaaagctTTCATTCAGATGTCAAACCTTATTAGACACCAGAGAATTCATACAGGGGAGAAACCTTATGCATGTAAGGATTGTTGGAAGGCCTTCAGTCAGAAATCAAATCTCATTGAACAcgagagaattcatactggagaaaagCCCTATGAATGTAAAGAATGCGGAAAATCCTTCAGCCAGAAGCAAAATCTTATTGAACACGAGAAAATTCATACTGGGGAGAAACCTTATGCATGTAATGAATGTGGTAGAGCCTTTTCTCGAATGTCATCTGTTACTCTACACATGAGAAGTCACACAGGGGAAAAACcctataaatgtaataaatgtggaaaagccttctcTCAATGTTCAGTGTTTATTATACATATGAGAAGTCATACAGGTGAGAAACCCTATGTatgtagtgaatgtgggaaagcatTCTCTCAAAGTTCATCCCTTACTGTACATATGAGAAATCATACAGctgagaaaccctatgaatgtaatgagtgtggaaaagccttcagcaggaaagaaaatctcaTTACACATCAGAaaattcacactggagagaaaccgtatgaatgtaatgaatgtgggaaagcttttaTTCAGATGTCAAACCTCATTAGAcaccagagaattcatactggtgagaaaccttaTGCATGTGCAgtatgtgggaaagcctttagtcAGAAATCAAATCTCACTGAACATGAGAaaattcatactggagaaaaacctTATCATTGTAATCAatgtggaaaagctttcagtcaGAGACAAAATCTCCTCGAACATGAAAaaattcacactggagagaaaccatttaaatgtaatgaatgtggtaAAGCCTTCTCTCGAATCTCATCCCTTACTCTTCATGTGAGAAgtcatacaggagagaaaccttatgaatgtaataaatgtggaaaagccttctcTCAATGCTCATTACTTATTATACATATGAGAagtcatactggtgagaaaccctttgaatgtaatgaatgtgggaaagcatTCTCTCAAAGAGCATCCCTTTCTATACATAAGAGAGGTCATACAGGTGAGAAACGCCGAGTGTACTAA
- the ZNF568 gene encoding zinc finger protein 568 isoform X2, translated as MTRSLQTVTFKDVAVDLTQEEWQQLKPAQRNLYRDVMLENYSNLVTVGYQVTKPDVIFKLEQEEEPWVIEEEMLGRHCPEVWEVDEQQIKKQQEALVRKVTSISKKTLIKENVIECKKVTKIFPLNSDIITSRPNFCECDSFDKDLEHNLDLLSYDKDCIREENYEYNKYRKPFYPCSSHVLTPFKCNQCGQDFSHRFDLIRHERIHAGEKPYECKECGKAFSRKENLITHQKIHTGEKPYKCNECGKAFIQMSNLIRHQRIHTGEKPYACKDCWKAFSQKSNLIEHERIHTGEKPYECKECGKSFSQKQNLIEHEKIHTGEKPYACNECGRAFSRMSSVTLHMRSHTGEKPYKCNKCGKAFSQCSVFIIHMRSHTGEKPYVCSECGKAFSQSSSLTVHMRNHTAEKPYECNECGKAFSRKENLITHQKIHTGEKPYECNECGKAFIQMSNLIRHQRIHTGEKPYACAVCGKAFSQKSNLTEHEKIHTGEKPYHCNQCGKAFSQRQNLLEHEKIHTGEKPFKCNECGKAFSRISSLTLHVRSHTGEKPYECNKCGKAFSQCSLLIIHMRSHTGEKPFECNECGKAFSQRASLSIHKRGHTGEKRRVY; from the exons ATGACCAGGTCTCTT CAAACAGTGACATTTAAGGATGTGGCTGTGGACCTCACCCAGGAGGAATGGCAGCAGCTGAAACCTGCTCAGAGGAACTTGTACCGGGATGTGATGCTAGAGAACTACAGCAACCTAGTCACAGTAG GTTATCAAGTCACCAAACCAGATGTGATCTTCAAGTTGGAACAGGAAGAGGAGCCATGGGTGATAGAGGAAGAAATGCTTGGGAGGCACTGTCCAG AAGTTTGGGAAGTTGATGAACAACAGATCAAGAAGCAACAGGAAGCACTCGTGAGGAAAGTCACATCCATCTCCAAGAAAACTCTGATTAAGGAAAATGTCATTGAATgtaaaaaagttacaaaaatatttcctttgaacTCAGATATTATTACTTCAAGACCAAACTTCTGTGAATGTGACTCATTTGATAAAGATTTGGAACATAATTTAGACTTACTTAGTTATGATAAGGACTGTATAAGAGAGgaaaattatgaatataataaatacagGAAGCCATTTTACCCTTGCTCATCCCATGTTCTAACCCCCTTTAAGTGTAATCAGTGTGGACAAGACTTCAGTCATAGATTTGACCTCATCAGACATGAGAGAATTCATgctggagagaaaccctacgagtgtaaggaatgtggaaaagccttcagcAGGAAGGAAAATCTTATTACACATCAAAAAATTCATACTGGGgagaaaccatataaatgtaatgaatgtggaaaagctTTCATTCAGATGTCAAACCTTATTAGACACCAGAGAATTCATACAGGGGAGAAACCTTATGCATGTAAGGATTGTTGGAAGGCCTTCAGTCAGAAATCAAATCTCATTGAACAcgagagaattcatactggagaaaagCCCTATGAATGTAAAGAATGCGGAAAATCCTTCAGCCAGAAGCAAAATCTTATTGAACACGAGAAAATTCATACTGGGGAGAAACCTTATGCATGTAATGAATGTGGTAGAGCCTTTTCTCGAATGTCATCTGTTACTCTACACATGAGAAGTCACACAGGGGAAAAACcctataaatgtaataaatgtggaaaagccttctcTCAATGTTCAGTGTTTATTATACATATGAGAAGTCATACAGGTGAGAAACCCTATGTatgtagtgaatgtgggaaagcatTCTCTCAAAGTTCATCCCTTACTGTACATATGAGAAATCATACAGctgagaaaccctatgaatgtaatgagtgtggaaaagccttcagcaggaaagaaaatctcaTTACACATCAGAaaattcacactggagagaaaccgtatgaatgtaatgaatgtgggaaagcttttaTTCAGATGTCAAACCTCATTAGAcaccagagaattcatactggtgagaaaccttaTGCATGTGCAgtatgtgggaaagcctttagtcAGAAATCAAATCTCACTGAACATGAGAaaattcatactggagaaaaacctTATCATTGTAATCAatgtggaaaagctttcagtcaGAGACAAAATCTCCTCGAACATGAAAaaattcacactggagagaaaccatttaaatgtaatgaatgtggtaAAGCCTTCTCTCGAATCTCATCCCTTACTCTTCATGTGAGAAgtcatacaggagagaaaccttatgaatgtaataaatgtggaaaagccttctcTCAATGCTCATTACTTATTATACATATGAGAagtcatactggtgagaaaccctttgaatgtaatgaatgtgggaaagcatTCTCTCAAAGAGCATCCCTTTCTATACATAAGAGAGGTCATACAGGTGAGAAACGCCGAGTGTACTAA
- the ZNF568 gene encoding zinc finger protein 568 isoform X3, translated as MLENYSNLVTVGYQVTKPDVIFKLEQEEEPWVIEEEMLGRHCPEVWEVDEQQIKKQQEALVRKVTSISKKTLIKENVIECKKVTKIFPLNSDIITSRPNFCECDSFDKDLEHNLDLLSYDKDCIREENYEYNKYRKPFYPCSSHVLTPFKCNQCGQDFSHRFDLIRHERIHAGEKPYECKECGKAFSRKENLITHQKIHTGEKPYKCNECGKAFIQMSNLIRHQRIHTGEKPYACKDCWKAFSQKSNLIEHERIHTGEKPYECKECGKSFSQKQNLIEHEKIHTGEKPYACNECGRAFSRMSSVTLHMRSHTGEKPYKCNKCGKAFSQCSVFIIHMRSHTGEKPYVCSECGKAFSQSSSLTVHMRNHTAEKPYECNECGKAFSRKENLITHQKIHTGEKPYECNECGKAFIQMSNLIRHQRIHTGEKPYACAVCGKAFSQKSNLTEHEKIHTGEKPYHCNQCGKAFSQRQNLLEHEKIHTGEKPFKCNECGKAFSRISSLTLHVRSHTGEKPYECNKCGKAFSQCSLLIIHMRSHTGEKPFECNECGKAFSQRASLSIHKRGHTGEKRRVY; from the exons ATGCTAGAGAACTACAGCAACCTAGTCACAGTAG GTTATCAAGTCACCAAACCAGATGTGATCTTCAAGTTGGAACAGGAAGAGGAGCCATGGGTGATAGAGGAAGAAATGCTTGGGAGGCACTGTCCAG AAGTTTGGGAAGTTGATGAACAACAGATCAAGAAGCAACAGGAAGCACTCGTGAGGAAAGTCACATCCATCTCCAAGAAAACTCTGATTAAGGAAAATGTCATTGAATgtaaaaaagttacaaaaatatttcctttgaacTCAGATATTATTACTTCAAGACCAAACTTCTGTGAATGTGACTCATTTGATAAAGATTTGGAACATAATTTAGACTTACTTAGTTATGATAAGGACTGTATAAGAGAGgaaaattatgaatataataaatacagGAAGCCATTTTACCCTTGCTCATCCCATGTTCTAACCCCCTTTAAGTGTAATCAGTGTGGACAAGACTTCAGTCATAGATTTGACCTCATCAGACATGAGAGAATTCATgctggagagaaaccctacgagtgtaaggaatgtggaaaagccttcagcAGGAAGGAAAATCTTATTACACATCAAAAAATTCATACTGGGgagaaaccatataaatgtaatgaatgtggaaaagctTTCATTCAGATGTCAAACCTTATTAGACACCAGAGAATTCATACAGGGGAGAAACCTTATGCATGTAAGGATTGTTGGAAGGCCTTCAGTCAGAAATCAAATCTCATTGAACAcgagagaattcatactggagaaaagCCCTATGAATGTAAAGAATGCGGAAAATCCTTCAGCCAGAAGCAAAATCTTATTGAACACGAGAAAATTCATACTGGGGAGAAACCTTATGCATGTAATGAATGTGGTAGAGCCTTTTCTCGAATGTCATCTGTTACTCTACACATGAGAAGTCACACAGGGGAAAAACcctataaatgtaataaatgtggaaaagccttctcTCAATGTTCAGTGTTTATTATACATATGAGAAGTCATACAGGTGAGAAACCCTATGTatgtagtgaatgtgggaaagcatTCTCTCAAAGTTCATCCCTTACTGTACATATGAGAAATCATACAGctgagaaaccctatgaatgtaatgagtgtggaaaagccttcagcaggaaagaaaatctcaTTACACATCAGAaaattcacactggagagaaaccgtatgaatgtaatgaatgtgggaaagcttttaTTCAGATGTCAAACCTCATTAGAcaccagagaattcatactggtgagaaaccttaTGCATGTGCAgtatgtgggaaagcctttagtcAGAAATCAAATCTCACTGAACATGAGAaaattcatactggagaaaaacctTATCATTGTAATCAatgtggaaaagctttcagtcaGAGACAAAATCTCCTCGAACATGAAAaaattcacactggagagaaaccatttaaatgtaatgaatgtggtaAAGCCTTCTCTCGAATCTCATCCCTTACTCTTCATGTGAGAAgtcatacaggagagaaaccttatgaatgtaataaatgtggaaaagccttctcTCAATGCTCATTACTTATTATACATATGAGAagtcatactggtgagaaaccctttgaatgtaatgaatgtgggaaagcatTCTCTCAAAGAGCATCCCTTTCTATACATAAGAGAGGTCATACAGGTGAGAAACGCCGAGTGTACTAA